Part of the Cytophagia bacterium CHB2 genome, CGAGGTCGACGAAAAAGCCCTGGTGCGCGTCGAGGCGATTATTCAGTCGATGACGCCCGGCGAGCGCCAGCGCCCGCAAATTTTGAACGGCAGCCGGCGCTTGCGCATCGCCAATGGCAGCGGCACCGCCGTGCAGGACGTGAATCGCCTGATCAAACAGTATGAAATGATGAAAAAGATGATGAAACAAATGGGCGGCGGCCGCAAAGGGCGTAGGTTTTAAATTGCCGGATTGCGAAAGAATATTATTGGTCTGGTGATAATCACGGGGAGTATTCAATTAACCCCGCAGAACAACATATAAAACTCAACAGATGTAAGGAGGTTCATTTTGGCCGTTCATCTTCGCCTGAACCGAATGGGCAAGAAGAAACAGCCGTTTTACGGCATCGTTGCGATCGACTCTCGCGCCGCTCGCGACGGTAAATATTTGGAAAAAATCGGCACCTACAATCCGCGTACGGAGCCGGAAACGGTGACGCTGAATGAGGAACGCGCGCTCTACTGGCTCAGCACCGGCGCGCAGCCGACGGACACCGTGCGCAACATTTTTAGCCGCCGCGGCGTGATGCTGAAATGGCATCTCAAGAAGCGCGGTGCGGAGGACGCTAAAATCGGCGACGAAGTCAAGAAGTGGGAAGCGCTGCAAGCGGAAAGGATCAAGCGCGCCGAAGTGTTGCGCCTGCAAAAGAAAAGCAAAAAGGCGAAGCAGAAGGAAGCCGAAGCTGCCAAGGCAGAAAGCGCTCCTGCCAGCGCAGAAAGCGGTTCCTGATTGCGACAACGCCGATGACAATAGTCTCGTTGCGAGTGCGAGAGATTTGTTGATTTTGCCTCAACCTCCGGGTAGGGTAGAGAAATTTCGCCTATTCCTAATGATTCGCGTTCTTGTGTAAGTTGAAGTAGATGATGCGGAGGGACACAAGTTGGTTTCAGCAAACTAGCGCTGAAGTTGGAAGCGATTTCGGCATGAAGGAGCGAAAATTCCTAGGATTTTGACCCGCTTTTGGAAATGGCGCCGACTGCGGAATCACTAGGGACTTACCCTTGGAGGGTTGATCATGAAGGAATTCGTCGAGTTCATTGTCAAACATTTGGTGGACAAACCCAATGACGTCGTGGTCGCGGAAGTCGATGGCGAGCGCACGGTGGTATTTGAATTGCGCGTGGGCCAGGGCGACATGGGTAAAGTGATCGGCAAGCACGGTCAAACGGCAAAAGCGCTGCGCATCCTGATCGCCGCGGCTTCCGCCAAAACCGGCAAGCGAGCCGTGCTCGAGATTCTCGAATAGGGCGGGAAGCATAAAGACGCTATCTCCCCAGTGGTCAGAACTGAGGGGAATCATGTTCAGCTGCGGGTTTCGCCCCGCGCGCCGGCCGGCAAATTAAGCCATATTTGAGAGAAAAAATCCGAGAGCATCGCCGCGGCTGCTTAACGAAGCCGTGGACGGCATGGTTTATCTCACAACGTCATGGCAGAAGTCAAAATCGTCACGATCGGCGTTATTCTGCGGCCGCACGGCTTGCACGGCATGGTCAAAGTCATGCCGGAAACGGACGATCCCGGGCGTTTTCGCCGGCTCAAACAAGTGGCGTTGCGCCTGCGCGGCCAGGATTTGGGCGATTTCGAAATCGAACGGGCAATCATCGAAGCGCGAGGCTTGCGGTTGAAATTCCGCACACTCGATTCCATCGAAGCCGTTGAACCGCTGTGCGGCGCCGAAATTACAATTCCCCGCGCGTTGTGTTTGCCGGCGCCCTCACACGAATACTATGCGTTTGATTTGATCGGGTTGCCCGTGTTCACAAGTGCGGGACGCCGCCTCGGCACGTTGAGCGACATCGTGCCTTACCCGGCAAATGACGTGTGGGTTGTGCATGACGAAGCCCGGCACGAGTGGCTGATTCCGGCGATTAGCTCGGTGATCAAAAAAATCGATCTCGCGCAACAACGCATTGAAATCGAGCCGATGCCGGGATTGCTCGACGACTCTGAACGCTAGTTTTCAAAGAGAATATGCAGTTTCACATCGTCACCGGCTTTCCCAGGCTTTTTGCCGGCCCGCTGAGCGAGAGTATCATCAGGCGCGCGCTCGATCGCCAACTCGTCGAAATTTTTATTCATGATTTGCGCGATTTCACCACGGATAAGCACCGCTCGATAGATGATTATCCTTACGGCGGCGGCCCGGGGATGATCTTGAAGCCGGAGCCGATCTTCGCGTGCGTCGAGCATATTCGGGAAACCTATCCGCTTGCTTCCGCCAAAGTCATATTGATGTCGCCGCAGGGCCCGACCTTTACGCAGCGCCGCGCCAACGAGCTGGCGCATGAAGCGGGTATCATCATCATCTGCGGCCACTATAAAGGCGTTGATGAGCGGGTGCGTGAATTTTTGGCGACCGAAGAGCTTTCGATTGGCGATTATGTTGTGACCGGCGGCGAGCTGCCGGCAATGATTGTGATAGATGCGGTGGTGCGGTTGATTCCCGGCGTGTTGGGCGATCTCGACTCGGCAATCGGAGATTCGTTTCAGCAGAATGCGCTTGATTATCCGCATTACACCCGGCCGGAAGAGTTTCGCGGCCAGCGCGTGCCGGAAGTATTGATGTCCGGCCATCACGCCAAAATAGCGGAGTGGAGAAAAAACATGGCGGAAGCCCGCACCCGCGA contains:
- the rpsP gene encoding 30S ribosomal protein S16 — encoded protein: MAVHLRLNRMGKKKQPFYGIVAIDSRAARDGKYLEKIGTYNPRTEPETVTLNEERALYWLSTGAQPTDTVRNIFSRRGVMLKWHLKKRGAEDAKIGDEVKKWEALQAERIKRAEVLRLQKKSKKAKQKEAEAAKAESAPASAESGS
- a CDS encoding KH domain-containing protein; the encoded protein is MKEFVEFIVKHLVDKPNDVVVAEVDGERTVVFELRVGQGDMGKVIGKHGQTAKALRILIAAASAKTGKRAVLEILE
- the rimM gene encoding 16S rRNA processing protein RimM — encoded protein: MAEVKIVTIGVILRPHGLHGMVKVMPETDDPGRFRRLKQVALRLRGQDLGDFEIERAIIEARGLRLKFRTLDSIEAVEPLCGAEITIPRALCLPAPSHEYYAFDLIGLPVFTSAGRRLGTLSDIVPYPANDVWVVHDEARHEWLIPAISSVIKKIDLAQQRIEIEPMPGLLDDSER
- the trmD gene encoding tRNA (guanosine(37)-N1)-methyltransferase TrmD; translation: MQFHIVTGFPRLFAGPLSESIIRRALDRQLVEIFIHDLRDFTTDKHRSIDDYPYGGGPGMILKPEPIFACVEHIRETYPLASAKVILMSPQGPTFTQRRANELAHEAGIIIICGHYKGVDERVREFLATEELSIGDYVVTGGELPAMIVIDAVVRLIPGVLGDLDSAIGDSFQQNALDYPHYTRPEEFRGQRVPEVLMSGHHAKIAEWRKNMAEARTRERRADLLEPK